In Lonchura striata isolate bLonStr1 chromosome 11, bLonStr1.mat, whole genome shotgun sequence, the following proteins share a genomic window:
- the SEMA6D gene encoding semaphorin-6D isoform X6 has translation MRLPVLCALVTLLSLSRCRAVSFPEDEEPINVVDYHYSRQYPVFRGRPSGNESQHRLDFQLMLKIRDTLYITGRDQVYTVNLNEVPKSEVIPSKKLTWRSKQQDRENCAMKGKHKDECHNFIKVFVPRNDEMVFVCGTNAFNPMCRYYQLNTLEYDGEEISGLARCPFDARQTNVALFADGKLYSATVADFLASDAVIYRSMGDGSALRTIKYDSKWIKEPHFLHAIEYGNYVYFFFREIAVEHNTLGKAVYSRVARICKNDMGGSQRVLEKHWTSFLKARLNCSVPGDSFFYFDVLQSITDIIEINGVPTVVGVFTTQLNSIPGSAVCAFSMDDIEKVFKGRFKEQKTPDSVWTAVPEDKVPKPRPGCCAKHGLAEAYKTSIDFPDETLSFIKSHPLMDSAVPSVTEEPWFTKTRVRYRLTAIAVDHAAGPYQNYTVIFVGSEAGVVLKILAKTRPFSLNDSILLEEIEAYNHAKCNAESEEDRRVISLQLDRDHHALFVAFSSCVVRIPLSRCERHGSCKKACIASRDPYCGWLDHEACGRVTPGMLTGGYIQDVEYGNTAQLGDCHEILPTTATPDYKIFGDPTSGVRWEVQSGESNQMVHMNVLITCVFAAFVLGAFIAGVAVYCYRDIFVRKSRKIHKDAESAQSCTDSSGSFAKLNGLFDSPVKEYQQNIDSPKLYTNLLTSRKELPPNGDTKSMMMDHRGQPPELAALPTPESTPVLQQKTLQAMKSQSDKTHGNLNASRKETPLKSPQFFPSSPPPHSPLSHGHIPSAIVLPNATHDYNTSFSNSNAHKADKKMQHIDHPLTKSSSKRDHRRSVDSRNTLNDFLKHLNETTNNPKAIMGDIQVAHQTLMLDPMGNMSEIPPKVPNREASLYSPPSTLPRNSPTKRVDVPTTPAVPMTSLERQRGYHKNSSQRHSISALPKNLNSPNGVLLSRQPSINRGGYMTPTAGTKMDYMQGTPVTVHLQPSLSRQSSYTSNGTLPRTGIKRTPSLKPDVPPKPSFVPQTTSVRPLNKYSY, from the exons ATGAGGCTCCCGGTGCTCTGTGCCTTGGTGACGCTGCTGAGCCTGTCCCGCTGCCGGGCCGTCAGCTTCCCCGAAGACGAGGAGCCCATTAACGTCGTGGACTACCACT ATTCAAGGCAATATCCAGTATTTAGAGGACGCCCTTCAGGCAATGAATCTCAGCACAGACTGGACTTCCAACTAATGTTGAAAATTCGAGACACACTCTATATCACTGGCAG GGACCAGGTTTACACTGTAAATTTAAATGAAGTTCCGAAATCAGAAGTTATCCCAAGCAAG AAATTAACATGGAGATCAAAGCAGCAGGACAGAGAGAACTGTGCTATGAAAGGCAAACATAAA GATGAATGCCATAACTTCATTAAAGTCTTTGTTCCAAGAAATGATGAGATGGTGTTTGTCTGTGGAACAAATGCATTTAACCCTATGTGCAGATACTATCAG tTGAATACATTAGAGTATGATGGGGAGGAAATTAGTGGTTTGGCAAGATGCCCATTTGATGCCAGACAAACCAATGTCGCCCTCTTTGCTG ATGGAAAATTGTATTCGGCAACAGTAGCAGATTTCCTGGCAAGTGATGCTGTTATTTATCGCAGCATGGGGGATGGATCTGCCTTAAGAACAATAAAGTATGACTCCAAATGGATAAAAG AACCACACTTCCTTCATGCCATAGAATATGGGAActatgtttatttcttcttcagaGAAATTGCTGTAGAGCACAACACTTTAGGCAAG GCTGTATATTCCCGTGTGGCACGCATCTGCAAAAATGACATGGGGGGCTCCCAAAGGGTTCTGGAGAAGCACTGGACATCCTTTCTGAAAGCTCGGCTCAATTGCTCAGTTCCTGGGGATTCATTCTTCTACTTTGATGTTCTGCAGTCTATCACAGACATAATAGAAATCAATGGAGTGCCCACTGTTGTGGGGGTATTCACCACACAGCTCAACAG CATCCCTGGTTCAGCAGTGTGTGCTTTTAGCATGGATGACATTGAGAAAGTCTTCAAAGGGAGATTTAAAGAACAAAAGACTCCTGACTCTGTTTGGACAGCTGTACCTGAAGACAAAGTACCAAAGCCAAG acctggctgctgTGCAAAACATGGCCTAGCAGAGGCTTACAAAACCTCCATTGATTTCCCAGACGAAACGCTCTCCTTCATCAAATCTCATCCATTGATGGACTCAGCTGTTCCCTCAGTCACTGAGGAGCCCTGGTTTACCAAAACACGTGTCAG ATACAGATTGACAGCAATTGCTGTAGACCACGCTGCTGGACCCTACCAGAACTACACAGTCATATTTGTTGGCTCTGAAGCAGGAGTAGTACTTAAAATCTTGGCAAAGACCAGGCCTTTTTCTTTGAATGACAGCATATTACTGGAAGAGATTGAAGCATATAATCATGCAAA GTGTAATGCAGAAAGCGAGGAGGACAGAAGAGTCATTTCCCTCCAGCTGGACAGAGACCACCATGCCCTGTTCGTGGCATTCTCCAGCTGCGTCGTTAGAATTCCTCTGAGTCGGTGTGAGCGTCATGGGTCATGTAAAAA GGCATGTATTGCTTCACGGGACCCTTACTGTGGCTGGTTAGACCATGAAGCGTGTGGAAGAGTGACACCAGGCATGCT CACTGGAGGATATATACAAGATGTCGAATATGGCAACACGGCACAGCTTGGGGACTGCCATG AAATTTTGCCTACTACAGCTACACCAGATTACAAAATATTTGGCGACCCAACATCTG GTGTGAGGTGGGAAGTACAATCAGGAGAGTCCAACCAAATGGTACATATGAATGTCCTAATCACTTGTGTCTTTGCCGCTTTTGTCCTGGGAGCCTTTATTGCGGGCGTGGCCGTTTACTGCTACCGGGATATATTTGTGCGGAAATCCAGGAAAATACACAAAGATGCAGAATCAGCTCAGTCCTGCACTGACTCCAGCGGGAGCTTTGCCAAACTGAATGGGCTGTTTGACAGTCCTGTCAAGGAGTATCAGCAGAACATTGATTCACCCAAACTGTACACAAACCTGTTGACCAGCAGAAAGGAGTTGCCTCCAAACGGTGATACCAAGTCCATGATGATGGACCATAGGGGACAGCCTCCAGAATTAGCTGCACTTCCAACTCCAGAATCTACTCCAGTTCTTCAACAAAAGACTCTGCAGGCTATGAAAAGTCAGTCGGACAAAACGCATGGTAACCTCAATGCTTCACGAAAGGAAACCCCACTAAAAAGCCCTCAGTTTTTTCCTTCTAGTCCTCCACCCCACTCTCCTTTAAGTCATGGACATATTCCCAGTGCTATTGTTCTTCCCAATGCTACCCATGACTACAATACATCTTTCTCAAATTCTAATGCGCACAAGGCAGACAAAAAGATGCAACATATTGATCATCCACTTACAAAATCATCCAGCAAAAGAGACCACAGGAGATCTGTTGATTCCAGGAACACCCTGAATGATTTTCTGAAACACTTAAATGAAACTACTAATAATCCTAAAGCGATTATGGGAGATATTCAAGTGGCCCACCAGACTTTAATGCTGGATCCAATGGGCAATATGTCTGAGATCCCACCTAAGGTTCCCAACAGGGAGGCATCTTTATATTCTCCTCCATCGACTCTGCCAAGAAACAGTCCCACAAAACGAGTGGATGTTCCCACCACTCCTGCAGTACCAATGACCTCTTTGGAAAGGCAGAGGGGTTATCACAAAAATTCTTCACAGAGGCACTCAATATCTGCCCTTCCTAAAAACTTGAACTCACCAAATGGTGTTTTGTTATCCAGACAGCCAAGTATTAATCGTGGGGGGTACATGACTCCCACGGCAGGCACTAAGATGGACTACATGCAAGGGACGCCTGTCACCGTTCACCTCCAGCCTTCCTTGTCCAGGCAAAGCAGCTACACGAGCAATGGCACCCTGCCTCGCACAGGAATAAAGAGGACACCCTCCCTAAAACCTGATGTGCCACCAAAACCCTCATTCGTCCCTCAGACAACATCAGTCAGACCACTGAACAAATACAGCTACTAG
- the SEMA6D gene encoding semaphorin-6D isoform X8, whose translation MRLPVLCALVTLLSLSRCRAVSFPEDEEPINVVDYHYSRQYPVFRGRPSGNESQHRLDFQLMLKIRDTLYITGRDQVYTVNLNEVPKSEVIPSKKLTWRSKQQDRENCAMKGKHKDECHNFIKVFVPRNDEMVFVCGTNAFNPMCRYYQLNTLEYDGEEISGLARCPFDARQTNVALFADGKLYSATVADFLASDAVIYRSMGDGSALRTIKYDSKWIKEPHFLHAIEYGNYVYFFFREIAVEHNTLGKAVYSRVARICKNDMGGSQRVLEKHWTSFLKARLNCSVPGDSFFYFDVLQSITDIIEINGVPTVVGVFTTQLNSIPGSAVCAFSMDDIEKVFKGRFKEQKTPDSVWTAVPEDKVPKPRPGCCAKHGLAEAYKTSIDFPDETLSFIKSHPLMDSAVPSVTEEPWFTKTRVRYRLTAIAVDHAAGPYQNYTVIFVGSEAGVVLKILAKTRPFSLNDSILLEEIEAYNHAKCNAESEEDRRVISLQLDRDHHALFVAFSSCVVRIPLSRCERHGSCKKACIASRDPYCGWLDHEACGRVTPGMLTGGYIQDVEYGNTAQLGDCHGVRWEVQSGESNQMVHMNVLITCVFAAFVLGAFIAGVAVYCYRDIFVRKSRKIHKDAESAQSCTDSSGSFAKLNGLFDSPVKEYQQNIDSPKLYTNLLTSRKELPPNGDTKSMMMDHRGQPPELAALPTPESTPVLQQKTLQAMKSQSDKTHGNLNASRKETPLKSPQFFPSSPPPHSPLSHGHIPSAIVLPNATHDYNTSFSNSNAHKADKKMQHIDHPLTKSSSKRDHRRSVDSRNTLNDFLKHLNETTNNPKAIMGDIQVAHQTLMLDPMGNMSEIPPKVPNREASLYSPPSTLPRNSPTKRVDVPTTPAVPMTSLERQRGYHKNSSQRHSISALPKNLNSPNGVLLSRQPSINRGGYMTPTAGTKMDYMQGTPVTVHLQPSLSRQSSYTSNGTLPRTGIKRTPSLKPDVPPKPSFVPQTTSVRPLNKYSY comes from the exons ATGAGGCTCCCGGTGCTCTGTGCCTTGGTGACGCTGCTGAGCCTGTCCCGCTGCCGGGCCGTCAGCTTCCCCGAAGACGAGGAGCCCATTAACGTCGTGGACTACCACT ATTCAAGGCAATATCCAGTATTTAGAGGACGCCCTTCAGGCAATGAATCTCAGCACAGACTGGACTTCCAACTAATGTTGAAAATTCGAGACACACTCTATATCACTGGCAG GGACCAGGTTTACACTGTAAATTTAAATGAAGTTCCGAAATCAGAAGTTATCCCAAGCAAG AAATTAACATGGAGATCAAAGCAGCAGGACAGAGAGAACTGTGCTATGAAAGGCAAACATAAA GATGAATGCCATAACTTCATTAAAGTCTTTGTTCCAAGAAATGATGAGATGGTGTTTGTCTGTGGAACAAATGCATTTAACCCTATGTGCAGATACTATCAG tTGAATACATTAGAGTATGATGGGGAGGAAATTAGTGGTTTGGCAAGATGCCCATTTGATGCCAGACAAACCAATGTCGCCCTCTTTGCTG ATGGAAAATTGTATTCGGCAACAGTAGCAGATTTCCTGGCAAGTGATGCTGTTATTTATCGCAGCATGGGGGATGGATCTGCCTTAAGAACAATAAAGTATGACTCCAAATGGATAAAAG AACCACACTTCCTTCATGCCATAGAATATGGGAActatgtttatttcttcttcagaGAAATTGCTGTAGAGCACAACACTTTAGGCAAG GCTGTATATTCCCGTGTGGCACGCATCTGCAAAAATGACATGGGGGGCTCCCAAAGGGTTCTGGAGAAGCACTGGACATCCTTTCTGAAAGCTCGGCTCAATTGCTCAGTTCCTGGGGATTCATTCTTCTACTTTGATGTTCTGCAGTCTATCACAGACATAATAGAAATCAATGGAGTGCCCACTGTTGTGGGGGTATTCACCACACAGCTCAACAG CATCCCTGGTTCAGCAGTGTGTGCTTTTAGCATGGATGACATTGAGAAAGTCTTCAAAGGGAGATTTAAAGAACAAAAGACTCCTGACTCTGTTTGGACAGCTGTACCTGAAGACAAAGTACCAAAGCCAAG acctggctgctgTGCAAAACATGGCCTAGCAGAGGCTTACAAAACCTCCATTGATTTCCCAGACGAAACGCTCTCCTTCATCAAATCTCATCCATTGATGGACTCAGCTGTTCCCTCAGTCACTGAGGAGCCCTGGTTTACCAAAACACGTGTCAG ATACAGATTGACAGCAATTGCTGTAGACCACGCTGCTGGACCCTACCAGAACTACACAGTCATATTTGTTGGCTCTGAAGCAGGAGTAGTACTTAAAATCTTGGCAAAGACCAGGCCTTTTTCTTTGAATGACAGCATATTACTGGAAGAGATTGAAGCATATAATCATGCAAA GTGTAATGCAGAAAGCGAGGAGGACAGAAGAGTCATTTCCCTCCAGCTGGACAGAGACCACCATGCCCTGTTCGTGGCATTCTCCAGCTGCGTCGTTAGAATTCCTCTGAGTCGGTGTGAGCGTCATGGGTCATGTAAAAA GGCATGTATTGCTTCACGGGACCCTTACTGTGGCTGGTTAGACCATGAAGCGTGTGGAAGAGTGACACCAGGCATGCT CACTGGAGGATATATACAAGATGTCGAATATGGCAACACGGCACAGCTTGGGGACTGCCATG GTGTGAGGTGGGAAGTACAATCAGGAGAGTCCAACCAAATGGTACATATGAATGTCCTAATCACTTGTGTCTTTGCCGCTTTTGTCCTGGGAGCCTTTATTGCGGGCGTGGCCGTTTACTGCTACCGGGATATATTTGTGCGGAAATCCAGGAAAATACACAAAGATGCAGAATCAGCTCAGTCCTGCACTGACTCCAGCGGGAGCTTTGCCAAACTGAATGGGCTGTTTGACAGTCCTGTCAAGGAGTATCAGCAGAACATTGATTCACCCAAACTGTACACAAACCTGTTGACCAGCAGAAAGGAGTTGCCTCCAAACGGTGATACCAAGTCCATGATGATGGACCATAGGGGACAGCCTCCAGAATTAGCTGCACTTCCAACTCCAGAATCTACTCCAGTTCTTCAACAAAAGACTCTGCAGGCTATGAAAAGTCAGTCGGACAAAACGCATGGTAACCTCAATGCTTCACGAAAGGAAACCCCACTAAAAAGCCCTCAGTTTTTTCCTTCTAGTCCTCCACCCCACTCTCCTTTAAGTCATGGACATATTCCCAGTGCTATTGTTCTTCCCAATGCTACCCATGACTACAATACATCTTTCTCAAATTCTAATGCGCACAAGGCAGACAAAAAGATGCAACATATTGATCATCCACTTACAAAATCATCCAGCAAAAGAGACCACAGGAGATCTGTTGATTCCAGGAACACCCTGAATGATTTTCTGAAACACTTAAATGAAACTACTAATAATCCTAAAGCGATTATGGGAGATATTCAAGTGGCCCACCAGACTTTAATGCTGGATCCAATGGGCAATATGTCTGAGATCCCACCTAAGGTTCCCAACAGGGAGGCATCTTTATATTCTCCTCCATCGACTCTGCCAAGAAACAGTCCCACAAAACGAGTGGATGTTCCCACCACTCCTGCAGTACCAATGACCTCTTTGGAAAGGCAGAGGGGTTATCACAAAAATTCTTCACAGAGGCACTCAATATCTGCCCTTCCTAAAAACTTGAACTCACCAAATGGTGTTTTGTTATCCAGACAGCCAAGTATTAATCGTGGGGGGTACATGACTCCCACGGCAGGCACTAAGATGGACTACATGCAAGGGACGCCTGTCACCGTTCACCTCCAGCCTTCCTTGTCCAGGCAAAGCAGCTACACGAGCAATGGCACCCTGCCTCGCACAGGAATAAAGAGGACACCCTCCCTAAAACCTGATGTGCCACCAAAACCCTCATTCGTCCCTCAGACAACATCAGTCAGACCACTGAACAAATACAGCTACTAG
- the SEMA6D gene encoding semaphorin-6D isoform X2, producing the protein MRLPVLCALVTLLSLSRCRAVSFPEDEEPINVVDYHYSRQYPVFRGRPSGNESQHRLDFQLMLKIRDTLYITGRDQVYTVNLNEVPKSEVIPSKKLTWRSKQQDRENCAMKGKHKDECHNFIKVFVPRNDEMVFVCGTNAFNPMCRYYQLNTLEYDGEEISGLARCPFDARQTNVALFADGKLYSATVADFLASDAVIYRSMGDGSALRTIKYDSKWIKEPHFLHAIEYGNYVYFFFREIAVEHNTLGKAVYSRVARICKNDMGGSQRVLEKHWTSFLKARLNCSVPGDSFFYFDVLQSITDIIEINGVPTVVGVFTTQLNSIPGSAVCAFSMDDIEKVFKGRFKEQKTPDSVWTAVPEDKVPKPRPGCCAKHGLAEAYKTSIDFPDETLSFIKSHPLMDSAVPSVTEEPWFTKTRVRYRLTAIAVDHAAGPYQNYTVIFVGSEAGVVLKILAKTRPFSLNDSILLEEIEAYNHAKCNAESEEDRRVISLQLDRDHHALFVAFSSCVVRIPLSRCERHGSCKKACIASRDPYCGWLDHEACGRVTPGMLTGGYIQDVEYGNTAQLGDCHEILPTTATPDYKIFGDPTSDMEFSSASITTMASIPVISPKVIGSWKPKVTGSRKFVVQDDPNTSDYSDPLSGVPKGVRWEVQSGESNQMVHMNVLITCVFAAFVLGAFIAGVAVYCYRDIFVRKSRKIHKDAESAQSCTDSSGSFAKLNGLFDSPVKEYQQNIDSPKLYTNLLTSRKELPPNGDTKSMMMDHRGQPPELAALPTPESTPVLQQKTLQAMKSQSDKTHGNLNASRKETPLKSPQFFPSSPPPHSPLSHGHIPSAIVLPNATHDYNTSFSNSNAHKADKKMQHIDHPLTKSSSKRDHRRSVDSRNTLNDFLKHLNETTNNPKAIMGDIQVAHQTLMLDPMGNMSEIPPKVPNREASLYSPPSTLPRNSPTKRVDVPTTPAVPMTSLERQRGYHKNSSQRHSISALPKNLNSPNGVLLSRQPSINRGGYMTPTAGTKMDYMQGTPVTVHLQPSLSRQSSYTSNGTLPRTGIKRTPSLKPDVPPKPSFVPQTTSVRPLNKYSY; encoded by the exons ATGAGGCTCCCGGTGCTCTGTGCCTTGGTGACGCTGCTGAGCCTGTCCCGCTGCCGGGCCGTCAGCTTCCCCGAAGACGAGGAGCCCATTAACGTCGTGGACTACCACT ATTCAAGGCAATATCCAGTATTTAGAGGACGCCCTTCAGGCAATGAATCTCAGCACAGACTGGACTTCCAACTAATGTTGAAAATTCGAGACACACTCTATATCACTGGCAG GGACCAGGTTTACACTGTAAATTTAAATGAAGTTCCGAAATCAGAAGTTATCCCAAGCAAG AAATTAACATGGAGATCAAAGCAGCAGGACAGAGAGAACTGTGCTATGAAAGGCAAACATAAA GATGAATGCCATAACTTCATTAAAGTCTTTGTTCCAAGAAATGATGAGATGGTGTTTGTCTGTGGAACAAATGCATTTAACCCTATGTGCAGATACTATCAG tTGAATACATTAGAGTATGATGGGGAGGAAATTAGTGGTTTGGCAAGATGCCCATTTGATGCCAGACAAACCAATGTCGCCCTCTTTGCTG ATGGAAAATTGTATTCGGCAACAGTAGCAGATTTCCTGGCAAGTGATGCTGTTATTTATCGCAGCATGGGGGATGGATCTGCCTTAAGAACAATAAAGTATGACTCCAAATGGATAAAAG AACCACACTTCCTTCATGCCATAGAATATGGGAActatgtttatttcttcttcagaGAAATTGCTGTAGAGCACAACACTTTAGGCAAG GCTGTATATTCCCGTGTGGCACGCATCTGCAAAAATGACATGGGGGGCTCCCAAAGGGTTCTGGAGAAGCACTGGACATCCTTTCTGAAAGCTCGGCTCAATTGCTCAGTTCCTGGGGATTCATTCTTCTACTTTGATGTTCTGCAGTCTATCACAGACATAATAGAAATCAATGGAGTGCCCACTGTTGTGGGGGTATTCACCACACAGCTCAACAG CATCCCTGGTTCAGCAGTGTGTGCTTTTAGCATGGATGACATTGAGAAAGTCTTCAAAGGGAGATTTAAAGAACAAAAGACTCCTGACTCTGTTTGGACAGCTGTACCTGAAGACAAAGTACCAAAGCCAAG acctggctgctgTGCAAAACATGGCCTAGCAGAGGCTTACAAAACCTCCATTGATTTCCCAGACGAAACGCTCTCCTTCATCAAATCTCATCCATTGATGGACTCAGCTGTTCCCTCAGTCACTGAGGAGCCCTGGTTTACCAAAACACGTGTCAG ATACAGATTGACAGCAATTGCTGTAGACCACGCTGCTGGACCCTACCAGAACTACACAGTCATATTTGTTGGCTCTGAAGCAGGAGTAGTACTTAAAATCTTGGCAAAGACCAGGCCTTTTTCTTTGAATGACAGCATATTACTGGAAGAGATTGAAGCATATAATCATGCAAA GTGTAATGCAGAAAGCGAGGAGGACAGAAGAGTCATTTCCCTCCAGCTGGACAGAGACCACCATGCCCTGTTCGTGGCATTCTCCAGCTGCGTCGTTAGAATTCCTCTGAGTCGGTGTGAGCGTCATGGGTCATGTAAAAA GGCATGTATTGCTTCACGGGACCCTTACTGTGGCTGGTTAGACCATGAAGCGTGTGGAAGAGTGACACCAGGCATGCT CACTGGAGGATATATACAAGATGTCGAATATGGCAACACGGCACAGCTTGGGGACTGCCATG AAATTTTGCCTACTACAGCTACACCAGATTACAAAATATTTGGCGACCCAACATCTG ACATGGAGTTCTCCTCAGCTTCCATTACCACAATGGCAAGTATCCCAGTTATATCACCTAAAGTGATTGGTTCCTGGAAACCTAAAGTGACTGGCTCTCGGAAATTTGTAGTTCAAGATGACCCAAACACTTCTGATTATTCTGATCCATTATCAGGTGTCCCAAAGG GTGTGAGGTGGGAAGTACAATCAGGAGAGTCCAACCAAATGGTACATATGAATGTCCTAATCACTTGTGTCTTTGCCGCTTTTGTCCTGGGAGCCTTTATTGCGGGCGTGGCCGTTTACTGCTACCGGGATATATTTGTGCGGAAATCCAGGAAAATACACAAAGATGCAGAATCAGCTCAGTCCTGCACTGACTCCAGCGGGAGCTTTGCCAAACTGAATGGGCTGTTTGACAGTCCTGTCAAGGAGTATCAGCAGAACATTGATTCACCCAAACTGTACACAAACCTGTTGACCAGCAGAAAGGAGTTGCCTCCAAACGGTGATACCAAGTCCATGATGATGGACCATAGGGGACAGCCTCCAGAATTAGCTGCACTTCCAACTCCAGAATCTACTCCAGTTCTTCAACAAAAGACTCTGCAGGCTATGAAAAGTCAGTCGGACAAAACGCATGGTAACCTCAATGCTTCACGAAAGGAAACCCCACTAAAAAGCCCTCAGTTTTTTCCTTCTAGTCCTCCACCCCACTCTCCTTTAAGTCATGGACATATTCCCAGTGCTATTGTTCTTCCCAATGCTACCCATGACTACAATACATCTTTCTCAAATTCTAATGCGCACAAGGCAGACAAAAAGATGCAACATATTGATCATCCACTTACAAAATCATCCAGCAAAAGAGACCACAGGAGATCTGTTGATTCCAGGAACACCCTGAATGATTTTCTGAAACACTTAAATGAAACTACTAATAATCCTAAAGCGATTATGGGAGATATTCAAGTGGCCCACCAGACTTTAATGCTGGATCCAATGGGCAATATGTCTGAGATCCCACCTAAGGTTCCCAACAGGGAGGCATCTTTATATTCTCCTCCATCGACTCTGCCAAGAAACAGTCCCACAAAACGAGTGGATGTTCCCACCACTCCTGCAGTACCAATGACCTCTTTGGAAAGGCAGAGGGGTTATCACAAAAATTCTTCACAGAGGCACTCAATATCTGCCCTTCCTAAAAACTTGAACTCACCAAATGGTGTTTTGTTATCCAGACAGCCAAGTATTAATCGTGGGGGGTACATGACTCCCACGGCAGGCACTAAGATGGACTACATGCAAGGGACGCCTGTCACCGTTCACCTCCAGCCTTCCTTGTCCAGGCAAAGCAGCTACACGAGCAATGGCACCCTGCCTCGCACAGGAATAAAGAGGACACCCTCCCTAAAACCTGATGTGCCACCAAAACCCTCATTCGTCCCTCAGACAACATCAGTCAGACCACTGAACAAATACAGCTACTAG